The following nucleotide sequence is from Deltaproteobacteria bacterium.
TGGTCCACGGTCACCGGCTGGAAGCGCCGCTCCAGCGCCCGGTCCTTCTCCACGTGCTTGCGGTACTCGTCCAGGGTGGTGGCGCCGATGCAGTGCAGTTCGCCCCGGGCGAGCATGGGCTTCAGCAGGTTGCTGGCGTCCATGGCGCCTTCGGCGGAGCCGGCGCCCACCACGGTGTGCAGCTCGTCGATGAACAGGATCACCTCGCCCGAGGACTCCTGCACTTCCTTGAGCACGGCCTTGAGCCGTTCCTCGAACTCGCCCCGGTACTTGGCGCCGGCGATGAGCAGGCCCATGTCCAGCACCACGATGCGCTTTTGCTTGAGCCCCTCGGGCACGTCGCCGGCCACGATGCGCAGTGCCAGCCCTTCCACGATGGCGGTCTTGCCCACGCCCGGGTCGCCGATGAGCACGGGGTTGTTCTTGGTGCGGCGCGAGAGCACCTGCACCACCCGGCGGATCTCCTCGTCCCGGCCGATGACGGGGTCGAGCTTGCCCTGGGAGGCCAACTGGGTGAGGTCGCGGCCGTAGCGCTCCAGCGCCTGGTAGGTGCCTTCCGGGTTCTGGCTCGTCACCCGCTGATGGCCGCGCACCTTCTGGAGCGCCTCCAGCAGGGTATCGCGGTTGACGCCTTGGGCGCGCAGCACCTGGCTCGCCTTGCCCCCGTCCTCGAGAATCGCCAGCAGCAGGTGCTCGACGCTGACGTAGTCGTCCTTGAGCTTCCCGGCTTCGTCCTCTGCGCGGGCGAACAGGCGCGACAGCCGCTGGGTGACGTAGACCTGCTCCGGACCGGCCGCGGCGCCCGCGCCGGTCACCCGCGGCATGCGGTCGAGCTCCGTCTCAAGCCCCTTCTTCACCGCCGGCACGGAAACGCCGGTCTGGGTGAGCAACGCCGTGACCACGCCGTCCGTGGGCTCCAGCAAGGCCGCCAGCAGATGCTCGACGTCCACTCCCTGATGATTGCGCCGCGAGGCCAGCGTCTGGGCCTGGCGCAACGCCTCCTGTGATTTCTCGGTCAAGCGATTGATGTCCATACTTCCTCCGGTTTCCCCGGTTATCCTAAGAAAATCTAGGTACGGATTCGTTAAAGTCAACGTAGCAGTGGTTTCCCCCACCCCCTTGATTCCCGCTTCCGCGGGAATGACGATTCGGGGCGTTGGTGCCGTGGCTGTAACCGAGCGGAGTTTTGACACAGCCTGCCCCGCGGGAATGGTTCGGTTGCCGTATTTCTGATATCAACCCAACCGGAGCCATGGCCGATTTCATCGAAGAGAGGCTGGAGGAGATCCGGAGCCGGAACCTCTACCGCGAGTTGAAGGTGGTGGACGGCGAACAGGACGCCACCGTCGTGCTAAACGGCCGAGAGGTGCTGAACCTGTCCTCCAACAACTACCTGGGGTTGGCCAACCATCCCGCGCTGAAGGAAGCCGCCCGGGAAGCGCTGGACCGCTACGGCTGCGGCTCGGGCGCCTCGCGGCTGATCTCGGGCAACATGACCGCCCACGAGGAACTGGAACAGCGCCTCGCGCGCTTCAAGGGAACCGAAGCGGCGCTGGTGTTCAACAGCGGCTACCAGGCCAACGTGGGCATCATCGCCACGCTGGTGGAAAAGGGCGACGTGGTGCTGAGCGACCAGTTGAACCACGCCAGCATCATCGACGGCTGCCGCCTCTCGCGGGCGACGGT
It contains:
- a CDS encoding AAA family ATPase produces the protein MDINRLTEKSQEALRQAQTLASRRNHQGVDVEHLLAALLEPTDGVVTALLTQTGVSVPAVKKGLETELDRMPRVTGAGAAAGPEQVYVTQRLSRLFARAEDEAGKLKDDYVSVEHLLLAILEDGGKASQVLRAQGVNRDTLLEALQKVRGHQRVTSQNPEGTYQALERYGRDLTQLASQGKLDPVIGRDEEIRRVVQVLSRRTKNNPVLIGDPGVGKTAIVEGLALRIVAGDVPEGLKQKRIVVLDMGLLIAGAKYRGEFEERLKAVLKEVQESSGEVILFIDELHTVVGAGSAEGAMDASNLLKPMLARGELHCIGATTLDEYRKHVEKDRALERRFQPVTVD